In Ovis aries strain OAR_USU_Benz2616 breed Rambouillet chromosome 8, ARS-UI_Ramb_v3.0, whole genome shotgun sequence, a single window of DNA contains:
- the MYB gene encoding transcriptional activator Myb isoform X3: MARRPRHSIYSSDEDDEDIEMCDHDYDGLLPKSGKRHLGKTRWTREEDEKLKKLVEQNGTDDWKVIANYLPNRTDVQCQHRWQKVLNPELIKGPWTKEEDQRVIELVQKYGPKRWSVIAKHLKGRIGKQCRERWHNHLNPEVKKTSWTEEEDRIIYQAHKRLGNRWAEIAKLLPGRTDNAIKNHWNSTMRRKVEQEGYLQESSKASQPPVTTSFQKNSHLMGFTHAPPSAQLPPTGQPSVNSDYPYYHISEAQNVSSHVPYPVALHVNIVNVPQPAAAAIQRHYNDEDPEKEKRIKELELLLMSTENELKGQQALPTQNHTCSYPGWHSTTIADHTRPHGDSAPVSCLEEHHSTPSLPADPGSLPEESASPARCMIVHQGTILDNVKNILEFAETLQFIDTDASSWGDLSSFELFEEADFSPSQHDAGKALQLQQREGSVTRPAGEPSTRANRRKLSEGSLDLPKPFPPARPSTIPRVILRKKRGQASSVATGHSSSLILADVSSSTPKRSPVKSLPFSPSQFLNTSNNHENLDLEMPSLTSTPLNGHKLTVTTPFHRDQTVKIQKENTIFRTPAIKRSILESSPRTPTPFKHALTAQEIKYGPLKMLPQTPSHLVEDLQDVIKQESDESGIVAEFQENGQPLLKKIKQEVESPTDKAGNFFCSNHWEGDSLNTQLFTQASPVADMPPCNGAWESASCGKTDDQMTASGQPRKYVNAFSTRTLVM, from the exons CATCTACAGTAGTGATGAGGATGATGAAGACATTGAGATGTGTGACCACGATTATGATGGATTGCTTCCCAAGTCCGGAAAGCGTCACTTGGGGAAAACTAGGTGGACGAGGGAAGAG GATGAAAAACTAAAGAAGCTGGTGGAACAGAATGGAACAGATGACTGGAAAGTTATCGCTAATTATCTCCCG AATCGAACAGATGTGCAGTGCCAGCACCGATGGCAGAAAGTACTAAACCCTGAGCTCATCAAGGGTCCTTGGACCAAAGAGGAAGATCAGAGA GTGATAGAGCTTGTACAGAAATACGGTCCGAAACGTTGGTCTGTTATTGCCAAGCACTTAAAGGGGAGAATTGGAAAACAATGTAGGGAGAGGTGGCATAACCACTTGAATCCAGAAGTTAAGAAAACCTCCTGgacagaagaggaagacagaattATTTACCAGGCACACAAGAGACTGGGGAACAGATGGGCAGAAATCGCAAAGCTACTGCCTGGACG AACTGATAATGCTATCAAGAACCACTGGAATTCTACAATGCGTCGTAAGGTTGAGCAGGAAGGTTATCTGCAGGAGTCTTCTAAAGCCAGCCAGCCACCAGTGACCACAAGCTTTCAGAAGAACAGCCATTTGATGGGCTTTACGCATGCTCCACCTTCAGCTCAACTCCCTCCAACTGGCCAACCCTCAGTTAACAGTGACTATCCCTATTACCACATTTCTGAAGCACAAAAC GTCTCCAGTCACGTCCCATATCCTGTAGCATTACATGTAAATATAGTCAATGTCCCTCAGCCAGCTGCTGCAGCTATTCAG AGACACTATAATGATGAAGACCCTGAGAAAGAAAAGCGAATAAAGGAGTTAGAGTTGCTTCTAATGTCAACTGAGAATGAACTCAAAGGACAGCAGGCACTTCCA ACACAGAACCACACATGCAGCTACCCCGGGTGGCACAGCACCACCATTGCCGACCACACCAGACCTCATGGAGACAGTGCACCTGTTTCCTGTTTGGAAGAGCACCACTCCACTCCATCTCTGCCTGCGGATCCCGGCTCCCTTCCTGAAGAAAGTGCCTCTCCTGCCAGGTGCATGATCGTCCACCAAGGCACCATCCTGGACAATGTTAAGAACATCTTAGAATTTGCAGAAACACTTCAATTTATAGATACT GATGCTTCATCATGGGGTGATCTCAGCAGTTTTGAATTGTTTGAAGAAGCAGATTTTTCACCTAGCCAACACGATGCAGGCAAAGCCCTCCAGCTTCAGCAGAGAGAGGGCAGTGTGACTAGACCTGCAGGAGAGCCTAGCACGAGGGCGAACAGACGCAAGTTGAGTGAGGGTTCACTTGACCTGCCCAAGCCCTTCCCTCCTGCAAGGCCCAGCACAATTCCACGGGTCATCCTTCGAAAAAAGCGGGGCCAGGCCAGCTCCGTAGCCACTGGACACTCTAGTTCCTTGATACTTGCTGACGTCAGCAGTTCAACTCCCAAGCGTTCCCCTGTCAAAAGCCTACCATTCTCCCCCTCACAG TTCTTAAATACTTCCAATAACCATGAAAACTTAGACTTGGAAATGCCTTCTTTAACTTCCACCCCACTAAATGGTCACAAATTGACTGTTACAACTCCATTTCATAGAGACCAGACTGtgaaaattcaaaaggaaaatacTAT cttcagAACTCCAGCTATCAAAAGGTCAATTCTAGAAAGCTCTCCAAGAACTCCTACACCATTCAAACATGCACTCACAGCTCAAGAAATTAAATATGGTCCCCTGAAGATGCTA CCTCAGACACCATCTCATCTAGTAGAAGACCTACAGGATGTGATCAAACAGGAATCTGATGAATCTGGGATTGTTGCTGAGTTTCAAGAAAACGGACAGCCTTTACTGAAGAAGATTAAACAAGAG GTGGAATCTCCAACTGATAAAGCAGGAAACTTCTTCTGCTCAAACCACTGGGAAGGGGATAGTCTGAACACTCAGCTGTTCACACAGGCATCGCCTGTGGCAGACATGCCA
- the MYB gene encoding transcriptional activator Myb isoform X2 — protein MCDHDYDGLLPKSGKRHLGKTRWTREEDEKLKKLVEQNGTDDWKVIANYLPNRTDVQCQHRWQKVLNPELIKGPWTKEEDQRVIELVQKYGPKRWSVIAKHLKGRIGKQCRERWHNHLNPEVKKTSWTEEEDRIIYQAHKRLGNRWAEIAKLLPGRTDNAIKNHWNSTMRRKVEQEGYLQESSKASQPPVTTSFQKNSHLMGFTHAPPSAQLPPTGQPSVNSDYPYYHISEAQNVSSHVPYPVALHVNIVNVPQPAAAAIQRHYNDEDPEKEKRIKELELLLMSTENELKGQQALPTQNHTCSYPGWHSTTIADHTRPHGDSAPVSCLEEHHSTPSLPADPGSLPEESASPARCMIVHQGTILDNVKNILEFAETLQFIDTDASSWGDLSSFELFEEADFSPSQHDAGKALQLQQREGSVTRPAGEPSTRANRRKLSEGSLDLPKPFPPARPSTIPRVILRKKRGQASSVATGHSSSLILADVSSSTPKRSPVKSLPFSPSQFLNTSNNHENLDLEMPSLTSTPLNGHKLTVTTPFHRDQTVKIQKENTIFRTPAIKRSILESSPRTPTPFKHALTAQEIKYGPLKMLPQTPSHLVEDLQDVIKQESDESGIVAEFQENGQPLLKKIKQEVESPTDKAGNFFCSNHWEGDSLNTQLFTQASPVADMPNILTSSVLMTPVSEDEDNVLKAFTVPKNRSLASPLQPCNGAWESASCGKTDDQMTASGQPRKYVNAFSTRTLVM, from the exons ATGTGTGACCACGATTATGATGGATTGCTTCCCAAGTCCGGAAAGCGTCACTTGGGGAAAACTAGGTGGACGAGGGAAGAG GATGAAAAACTAAAGAAGCTGGTGGAACAGAATGGAACAGATGACTGGAAAGTTATCGCTAATTATCTCCCG AATCGAACAGATGTGCAGTGCCAGCACCGATGGCAGAAAGTACTAAACCCTGAGCTCATCAAGGGTCCTTGGACCAAAGAGGAAGATCAGAGA GTGATAGAGCTTGTACAGAAATACGGTCCGAAACGTTGGTCTGTTATTGCCAAGCACTTAAAGGGGAGAATTGGAAAACAATGTAGGGAGAGGTGGCATAACCACTTGAATCCAGAAGTTAAGAAAACCTCCTGgacagaagaggaagacagaattATTTACCAGGCACACAAGAGACTGGGGAACAGATGGGCAGAAATCGCAAAGCTACTGCCTGGACG AACTGATAATGCTATCAAGAACCACTGGAATTCTACAATGCGTCGTAAGGTTGAGCAGGAAGGTTATCTGCAGGAGTCTTCTAAAGCCAGCCAGCCACCAGTGACCACAAGCTTTCAGAAGAACAGCCATTTGATGGGCTTTACGCATGCTCCACCTTCAGCTCAACTCCCTCCAACTGGCCAACCCTCAGTTAACAGTGACTATCCCTATTACCACATTTCTGAAGCACAAAAC GTCTCCAGTCACGTCCCATATCCTGTAGCATTACATGTAAATATAGTCAATGTCCCTCAGCCAGCTGCTGCAGCTATTCAG AGACACTATAATGATGAAGACCCTGAGAAAGAAAAGCGAATAAAGGAGTTAGAGTTGCTTCTAATGTCAACTGAGAATGAACTCAAAGGACAGCAGGCACTTCCA ACACAGAACCACACATGCAGCTACCCCGGGTGGCACAGCACCACCATTGCCGACCACACCAGACCTCATGGAGACAGTGCACCTGTTTCCTGTTTGGAAGAGCACCACTCCACTCCATCTCTGCCTGCGGATCCCGGCTCCCTTCCTGAAGAAAGTGCCTCTCCTGCCAGGTGCATGATCGTCCACCAAGGCACCATCCTGGACAATGTTAAGAACATCTTAGAATTTGCAGAAACACTTCAATTTATAGATACT GATGCTTCATCATGGGGTGATCTCAGCAGTTTTGAATTGTTTGAAGAAGCAGATTTTTCACCTAGCCAACACGATGCAGGCAAAGCCCTCCAGCTTCAGCAGAGAGAGGGCAGTGTGACTAGACCTGCAGGAGAGCCTAGCACGAGGGCGAACAGACGCAAGTTGAGTGAGGGTTCACTTGACCTGCCCAAGCCCTTCCCTCCTGCAAGGCCCAGCACAATTCCACGGGTCATCCTTCGAAAAAAGCGGGGCCAGGCCAGCTCCGTAGCCACTGGACACTCTAGTTCCTTGATACTTGCTGACGTCAGCAGTTCAACTCCCAAGCGTTCCCCTGTCAAAAGCCTACCATTCTCCCCCTCACAG TTCTTAAATACTTCCAATAACCATGAAAACTTAGACTTGGAAATGCCTTCTTTAACTTCCACCCCACTAAATGGTCACAAATTGACTGTTACAACTCCATTTCATAGAGACCAGACTGtgaaaattcaaaaggaaaatacTAT cttcagAACTCCAGCTATCAAAAGGTCAATTCTAGAAAGCTCTCCAAGAACTCCTACACCATTCAAACATGCACTCACAGCTCAAGAAATTAAATATGGTCCCCTGAAGATGCTA CCTCAGACACCATCTCATCTAGTAGAAGACCTACAGGATGTGATCAAACAGGAATCTGATGAATCTGGGATTGTTGCTGAGTTTCAAGAAAACGGACAGCCTTTACTGAAGAAGATTAAACAAGAG GTGGAATCTCCAACTGATAAAGCAGGAAACTTCTTCTGCTCAAACCACTGGGAAGGGGATAGTCTGAACACTCAGCTGTTCACACAGGCATCGCCTGTGGCAGACATGCCA